A genomic region of Solanum dulcamara chromosome 2, daSolDulc1.2, whole genome shotgun sequence contains the following coding sequences:
- the LOC129873929 gene encoding uncharacterized protein LOC129873929, translating into MSRLIVFLLFFVVATPIINGLNPRKLDEGENKCGGCPCDKPCNPPASLSPPPPPPPPPPPPTPKKPPSGYKCPPPPYSGGGGDGGGGGGENVPYPPNSQYIYMTGPPGDLYPVDHDVGGAKRSFSSGFPLLIGGFFLGLLSFW; encoded by the coding sequence ATGTCGCGACTTAtagtttttctcttattttttgtgGTGGCTACACCGATAATCAATGGATTGAATCCACGAAAACTCGATGAGGGTGAGAACAAGTGTGGAGGTTGTCCTTGTGATAAACCTTGTAATCCACCAGCTTCTCTGTCGCCACCACCGCCGCCGCCGCCGCCGCCACCACCACCAACCCCAAAGAAACCACCAAGTGGCTATAAATGCCCTCCTCCTCCTTATTCCGGTGGTGGCGgagatggtggtggtggagGTGGTGAAAATGTTCCTTATCCTCCAAATtcacaatacatatatatgactgGTCCACCAGGGGATTTGTACCCCGTTGACCATGATGTTGGTGGTGCAAAAAGGAGCTTTTCTAGTGGATTTCCACTTTTGATTGGTGGATTTTTCTTGGGATTGCTTTCTTTTTGgtga
- the LOC129879863 gene encoding protein WVD2-like 7 has product MAGDIEEPFRLSFQADSWQSGSISFGRFENEALCWERRSSFTHNRYLEEVEKYSKPGSVTEKKAYFEARFRRKALLRQSSSEWQNGTESQASENDGPENTSYEEDFEHVNEIGHSACFIENHDRSANLLENEKYQASENDVTENEGYVGNFHRVNEVGHSARFDENIDGSIHLFKNGKYQAENTGYDGDFELVNEVGHSACFEESLDGSNNGDIDFTECCREDGIILHSGPQTEQATNSSDVLQSVPEHMEAEVNFHLNAGNSTFDDDPKPEIEVKEKLEGQYSSMEFSSNSVDLSSNAHTTEKDGSVSSEPQRSSSSKVTAASQSRVTKSRMLSQVSFAGGKGTISKQAYKDMPRKPNRRHSDVSLTQKGEKPRLDAPSAFLRPTARKPKSEVCSGSKANVLNQQKSTEQQPRERKVVPSRAPCTEKVSLKVHQRESRDKQSVNSCKPGMKQNGSGFLFKSEERAKKRKEFLMKLEEKMHAVEAEKHQLQARTEVKKEAELKQLRRSLNFKATPMPAFYHEPTRQSDRNKELASKTKSSKSQSRPSTSVARATSVTENTISCPRAEIDNRCSTNEHLNVADSPQVSEVTNHRSAELSDSSVPSSAPTSKTSHQTRSNRTVAPKREQEKRQVPNSPRPRTSNTNKGNKGFKAEEKTKVVARRIGNNAMREDIRSIDLNRSTRAGRLAVGVAS; this is encoded by the exons ATGGCAGGTGATATTGAAGAACCCTTTAGGCTTAGTTTTCAG GCAGATTCGTGGCAATCTGGATCTATCTCATTCGGTAGATTTGAAAATGAAGCTTTATGTTGGGAGAGGAGGTCTTCTTTCACACATAACAGGTATCTTGAAGAGGTTGAGAAATACTCCAAGCCAGGTTCTGTAACTGAGAAGAAAGCATATTTTGAGGCGCGTTTTAGAAGGAAGGCACTTCTACGCCAGAGCTCATCAGAGTGGCAGAATGGGACCGAGTCTCAAGCTAGTGAAAATGATGGCCCTGAGAATACAAGTTATGAGGAGGACTTTGAGCATGTTAATGAGATTGGCCATTCTGCATGTtttattgaaaatcatgataGATCAGCCAATTTACTGGAGAATGAAAAGTATCAAGCTAGTGAAAATGATGTCACTGAAAATGAAGGCTATGTGGGGAACTTTCACCGTGTTAATGAAGTCGGCCATTCTGCACGctttgatgaaaatattgatgGATCAATCCATTTATTTAAGAATGGAAAGTATCAAGCTGAGAACACAGGTTATGATGGTGACTTTGAGCTAGTGAATGAGGTTGGTCATTCTGCATGCTTTGAGGAGAGTCTTGATGGATCAAACAATGGAGACATCGATTTCACAGAATGTTGCAGAGAAGATGGTATAATTCTCCATTCTGGACCCCAGACTGAACAAGCTACCAACAGTTCTGATGTTCTTCAAAGTGTTCCCGAACATATGGAAGCTGAAGTAAATTTTCATCTCAATGCTGGAAATTCAACTTTTGATGATGATCCTAAACCTGAGATTGAAGTAAAAGAGAAACTAGAGGGCCAATATAGCAGTATGGAGTTCTCATCAAACTCTGTTGATCTATCCTCTAATGCTCACACCACTGAGAAAGATGGTAGTGTTAGTTCAGAACCTCAACGAAGTTCCTCTTCGAAG GTGACGGCTGCATCTCAATCTAGAGTCACGAAATCTAGGATGTTGTCCCAAGTTAGTTTTGCTGGTGGCAAGGGGACAATCTCAAAACAAGCATAtaaagacatgccaagaaaaCCAAACAGAAGGCATAGTGATGTTTCTTTGACACAAAAGGGAGAAAAGCCCAGATTGGACGCTCCTAGCGCTTTTTTGCGTCCAACTGCCAGAAAGCCTAAATCAGAG GTTTGTTCAGGTTCAAAAGCTAATGTACTTAATCAACAGAAAAG CACTGAACAACagccaagagaaagaaaggtCGTCCCTTCTCGTGCTCCCTGTACAGAGAAAGTTAGTCTTAAAGTACACCAAAGAGAAAGCAG GGATAAGCAGAGTGTAAATTCATGTAAGCCAGGCATGAAACAGAATGGATCTGGTTTCCTTTTCAAAAGTGAAGAGCGCgccaagaaaagaaaagag TTCCTTATGAAGTTAGAGGAGAAAATGCATGCCGTAGAGGCAGAAAAACATCAGCTCCAAGCAAGAACTGAG GTAAAGAAAGAAGCAGAGTTAAAACAGCTACGGAGAAGTCTCAATTTCAAAGCAACTCCCATGCCTGCATTCTACCATGAACCTACTCGTCAGTCCGACAGAAACAAG GAGTTAGCAAGTAAAACTAAATCAAGTAAATCACAAAGCAGGCCTTCGACTTCAGTGGCTAGAGCTACTAGTGTAACAGAGAACACTATTTCTTGTCCAAGGGCAGAAATTGATAACAGATGTTCCACTAATGAACATCTAAATGTGGCTGATTCACCACAGGTTTCAGAAGTAACCAATCATCGTTCAGCAGAGTTATCAGACAGCAGTGTGCCATCTTCAGCTCCAACAAGCAAAACATCCCATCAGACCCGATCGAATAGAACAGTAGCTCCAAAGAGAGAGCAAGAGAAAAGGCAGGTCCCGAATTCTCCAAGACCGAGAACATCAAATACAAACAAGGGGAACAAGGGCTTCAAAGctgaagaaaaaacaaaagtggTTGCGCGAAGAATAGGAAACAATGCAATGAGAGAAGATATTAGAAGTATTGATTTGAACCGTAGTACAAGAGCGGGTCGTTTAGCTGTTGGTGTTGCTTCCTAG